The Trachemys scripta elegans isolate TJP31775 chromosome 21, CAS_Tse_1.0, whole genome shotgun sequence genome has a segment encoding these proteins:
- the TTC36 gene encoding tetratricopeptide repeat protein 36 yields MATAKDRAVLQTIFNPNTPFGDIPGLDEEEEAAAIQGEDGAFASELLEQVKDLELQGVLAAESGDVNTALERFSQAIRLLPEQASCYNNRAQALRLKGDVAGALQDLDTALHLSRGTGRAACQCFVQRGLIKVLQGHEDDARQDFEQGARLGSAFARHQLVLMNPYSALCNQMLLEMMRKLQNPDI; encoded by the exons ATGGCTACAGCCAAGGACAGAGCGGTTCTGCAAACAATCTTTAACCCCAATACTCCTTTTGGGGATATCCCTGGgttagatgaggaagaggaggcagcAGCAATCCAAGGAGAAG ATGGAGCTTTCGCCTCAGAGCTGCTGGAGCAAGTCAAAGACCTGGAGCTACAGGGGGTTTTGGCAGCTGAATCGGGAGATGTGAACACGGCCCTTGAGAGATTCAGCCAGGCCATTCGGCTCCTTCCGGAGCAAGCCTCGTGCTACAACAACCGTGCCCAGGCCCTTCGTCTCAAAGGGGATGTGGCAG GTGCCCTACAGGACCTGGACACAGCCCTGCACCTCAGCAGGGGCACAGGCCGTGCGGCATGCCAGTGCTTTGTGCAGCGAGGTCTCATCAAGGTGCTGCAGGGGCACGAGGATGATGCCAGGCAGGATTTTGAGCAGGGAGCCAGACTGGGTAGCGCCTTTGCTCGGCACCAGCTGGTCCTGATGAACCCCTATTCAGCGCTCTGCAACCAGATGCTGTTGGAGATGATGAGGAAGCTGCAGAATCCAGACATCTAG